Proteins from a genomic interval of Kitasatospora herbaricolor:
- a CDS encoding DUF1996 domain-containing protein — translation MRPRFLSRGRPRRTSLAVAFAAVLALTGLSGTAQQAAAAGDPLISASRPVTASSIESLNFPAGAVVDNDLNTRWASTWTDPSWIQIDLGGTAAVSKVELDWEAAYAKAFQLQVSPDATNWTTVYSTANATGGVQNLAVTGSGRYIRLYATARGTQYGYSLLEFKVYGQVTVPTNGYVPANPQVTGVTPSTANPPHAYFHEFQANCTASHNLPDDPIVFPGQAGASHLHTFMGATNTNAASTLASLNASTSSCLAPADRSGYWMPSMYDGATVVNPVGLQTIYYKSSVNDYTSVRPFPPGLRFVVGSPSATATQFATDPGYVAGWECGTSYHSIDLPVDCPGGGQVGVRYQAPSCWNGLYLDTPDHKSHMAYPVGGVCPATHPVALPMIEFKVAFPVNTANMSQLHLSSGRGFSFHYDFFNAWEAPTLAAMVNHCIVGGLQCDPRGYDENQPAKGAVLNAQYLLP, via the coding sequence ATGCGACCCCGCTTCCTGTCCCGCGGCCGACCGCGCCGCACGTCCCTGGCGGTGGCCTTCGCCGCCGTCCTGGCCCTGACCGGCCTCTCCGGCACGGCCCAGCAGGCCGCCGCGGCCGGCGACCCGCTGATCTCGGCGTCCCGCCCGGTGACGGCCTCGTCCATCGAGAGCCTGAACTTCCCCGCCGGGGCGGTCGTCGACAACGACCTCAACACCCGCTGGGCGAGCACCTGGACCGACCCGTCCTGGATCCAGATCGACCTCGGCGGCACCGCCGCCGTCAGCAAGGTCGAGCTGGACTGGGAGGCGGCCTACGCCAAGGCCTTCCAGCTGCAGGTGTCCCCGGACGCCACCAACTGGACGACGGTCTACTCCACGGCCAACGCCACCGGCGGGGTGCAGAACCTCGCCGTCACCGGCAGCGGCCGCTACATCCGGCTCTACGCCACCGCCCGCGGCACCCAGTACGGGTACTCGCTGCTGGAGTTCAAGGTGTACGGCCAGGTGACCGTCCCGACCAACGGCTACGTGCCGGCCAACCCGCAGGTCACCGGGGTCACCCCGTCGACCGCCAACCCGCCGCACGCGTACTTCCACGAGTTCCAGGCGAACTGCACGGCGTCCCACAACCTGCCGGACGACCCGATCGTCTTCCCCGGCCAGGCCGGTGCCTCCCACCTGCACACCTTCATGGGGGCCACCAACACCAACGCCGCCTCGACCCTGGCCTCGCTGAACGCGAGCACCAGCAGCTGCCTGGCCCCCGCAGACCGCTCCGGCTACTGGATGCCCTCCATGTACGACGGGGCGACCGTGGTCAACCCGGTCGGCCTGCAGACCATCTACTACAAGAGCTCGGTGAACGACTACACCAGCGTGCGGCCGTTCCCGCCGGGCCTGCGCTTCGTGGTCGGCAGCCCGTCGGCCACCGCCACCCAGTTCGCCACCGACCCCGGCTACGTCGCGGGCTGGGAGTGCGGCACCAGCTACCACAGCATCGACCTGCCGGTCGACTGCCCCGGCGGCGGCCAGGTCGGCGTCCGCTACCAGGCGCCCAGCTGCTGGAACGGGCTCTACCTGGACACCCCCGACCACAAGAGCCACATGGCCTACCCGGTCGGCGGGGTCTGCCCGGCCACCCACCCGGTGGCGCTGCCGATGATCGAGTTCAAGGTGGCCTTCCCGGTCAACACCGCGAACATGTCGCAGCTGCACCTGTCCAGTGGACGGGGATTCTCCTTCCACTACGACTTCTTCAACGCCTGGGAGGCGCCCACGCTCGCCGCGATGGTGAACCACTGCATCGTCGGTGGTCTCCAGTGCGACCCGCGCGGGTACGACGAGAACCAGCCCGCCAAGGGCGCGGTGCTCAACGCGCAGTACCTGCTGCCCTGA
- a CDS encoding glycosyltransferase family 2 protein has protein sequence MTVHHLPQPPSDQELYWYFGPQRRWVLICTSLAFVFTAATMLTFSLRTPALWAFLAVLVLNLAALALSSVNSLRQRRLTRQSHEVLVHAWQPARLPDVDLYLPTCGEPLDVLENAYRAVSAVDWPDALTVWVLDDGDRPEVAGLAARYGYEYVVRPDRGHLKKAGNLNHALTLSTAEFIAILDADFAPRPDFLRHLVPYFADPGTGIVQSPQCFDTDETMSWIQRAAGAAQEWFFRWIQPSRDASDAAICCGSNAVYRRAAIDAAGGFARLDHSEDLFTGLALYEKGFRTLYVPVLVAKGTSPDNLAAFVNQQYRWAMGNLHLLGTPELKRIRAPWRMRLCFYEGVVGYLTTAVNIFAAPLPPLVMMYRYPDEIRPWHVLPLLAPLWLWHVLLPRISRTRWRVEVIRSNVLMSVAAGAAFWHTLRGRSAAWVPTGAGRARPGGLARRVVLVALGWLCLSIGAAAAGLALAVARNGWEPNWGLGLYLVVQCQIGVPLIRDLVAELRPAAPARAAARQAARAGRPRGRGMLPRRWPEASAATATLVLTALLASGWVSPMLPWLG, from the coding sequence ATGACTGTCCATCACCTTCCTCAACCTCCCTCCGATCAGGAGCTCTACTGGTATTTCGGACCGCAGCGCCGCTGGGTGCTGATCTGCACCTCGCTGGCCTTCGTCTTCACCGCGGCGACCATGCTCACCTTCTCGCTGCGGACCCCGGCCCTCTGGGCCTTCCTCGCGGTCCTCGTGCTCAACCTCGCCGCGCTCGCCCTGTCCTCCGTCAACAGCCTGCGCCAGCGCCGGCTCACCCGGCAGTCGCACGAGGTGCTGGTGCACGCCTGGCAGCCGGCCCGGCTGCCGGACGTCGACCTCTACCTGCCGACCTGCGGCGAGCCGCTCGACGTCCTGGAGAACGCCTACCGCGCCGTCTCGGCCGTCGACTGGCCGGACGCGCTGACCGTCTGGGTGCTGGACGACGGCGACCGCCCGGAGGTGGCCGGGCTGGCCGCCCGGTACGGCTACGAGTACGTCGTGCGGCCCGACCGCGGGCACCTCAAGAAGGCCGGCAACCTCAACCACGCGCTCACCCTGAGCACCGCGGAGTTCATCGCCATCCTGGACGCCGACTTCGCGCCCCGGCCGGACTTCCTGCGGCACCTGGTGCCCTACTTCGCCGACCCCGGCACCGGCATCGTGCAGAGCCCGCAGTGCTTCGACACCGACGAGACCATGAGCTGGATCCAGCGCGCCGCCGGCGCCGCCCAGGAGTGGTTCTTCCGCTGGATCCAGCCCTCCCGCGACGCCAGCGACGCCGCCATCTGCTGCGGCAGCAACGCCGTCTACCGGCGCGCCGCGATCGACGCGGCCGGCGGCTTCGCCCGGCTCGACCACAGCGAGGACCTGTTCACCGGACTCGCCCTGTACGAGAAGGGGTTCCGCACCCTGTACGTGCCGGTGCTGGTCGCCAAGGGCACCTCGCCGGACAACCTCGCCGCCTTCGTCAACCAGCAGTACCGCTGGGCCATGGGCAACCTGCACCTGCTCGGCACCCCCGAGCTCAAGCGGATCCGGGCACCCTGGCGGATGCGGCTCTGCTTCTACGAGGGCGTGGTCGGGTACCTGACCACGGCGGTCAACATCTTCGCGGCCCCGCTGCCGCCGCTGGTGATGATGTACCGGTACCCGGACGAGATCCGGCCCTGGCACGTCCTGCCGCTGCTGGCCCCGCTCTGGCTCTGGCACGTGCTGCTGCCCCGGATCAGCCGGACCCGCTGGCGGGTCGAGGTGATCCGCTCCAACGTCCTGATGAGCGTGGCCGCCGGCGCCGCCTTCTGGCACACCCTGCGCGGCCGCAGCGCGGCCTGGGTGCCCACCGGCGCGGGCCGCGCCAGGCCCGGAGGGCTGGCCCGCCGGGTGGTCCTGGTCGCGCTCGGCTGGCTCTGCCTCTCGATCGGCGCGGCCGCCGCCGGCCTCGCGCTGGCCGTCGCCCGCAACGGCTGGGAGCCCAACTGGGGCCTCGGGCTGTACCTCGTGGTCCAGTGCCAGATCGGGGTCCCGCTGATCCGCGACCTGGTCGCCGAACTGCGCCCCGCCGCCCCGGCCCGGGCCGCCGCGCGCCAGGCCGCCCGGGCCGGGCGCCCCAGGGGCCGCGGCATGCTGCCCCGGCGCTGGCCCGAGGCCTCGGCCGCCACCGCCACCCTCGTCCTCACCGCCCTGCTCGCCTCCGGCTGGGTCAGCCCGATGCTGCCCTGGCTGGGTTGA
- a CDS encoding antitoxin has product MSMLDKLKNMMKGHEDTVQKGVDKGGDMIDEKTGGKYSGHVDTAQQKINDQLGNQSMPGEDRPPQP; this is encoded by the coding sequence ATGTCCATGCTCGACAAGCTCAAGAACATGATGAAGGGGCACGAGGACACCGTGCAGAAGGGGGTGGACAAGGGCGGCGACATGATCGACGAGAAGACCGGCGGCAAGTACAGCGGCCATGTCGACACCGCCCAGCAGAAGATCAACGACCAGCTCGGCAACCAGTCGATGCCCGGCGAGGACCGGCCGCCGCAGCCCTGA
- a CDS encoding LacI family DNA-binding transcriptional regulator, with amino-acid sequence MSEVLRSAVNRSTTLEDVARVAGVSRATVSRVINGIRNVDPAIQESVRLAIASTGYVPNGAARSLVTRRAGSLALVVSGSGAEADGPAGGEVFTDPFFGRVVSGVFTALRPQGLHPVLMLADAPEAREQALAYLRQGNADGAMVVSTHADDPMPALLLEAGVPAVLFGRPDRPLPISCVDLANRDGGRLAADHLHARGCRRVVTIAGPSGVRAARDRLAGFHDAMARHGLPYLPHAEADFTQAGGERAITRLLIEHPDTDGVFAANDLMAQGALAVLRDHGRRVPEDVAVVGFDDSSAATAGRPLLTTVRQPVEEMAAEMTRILLDHIARPERGATSVIFEPSLVVRQSA; translated from the coding sequence ATGAGCGAAGTCCTCCGGTCCGCCGTCAACCGCTCCACGACTCTGGAGGACGTGGCCCGGGTCGCGGGCGTCTCCCGGGCCACCGTCTCCCGGGTCATCAACGGCATCCGCAACGTCGACCCCGCGATCCAGGAGAGCGTCCGGCTGGCCATCGCCAGCACCGGCTACGTCCCCAACGGCGCCGCCCGATCCCTGGTCACCCGGCGCGCCGGGTCCCTCGCGCTGGTGGTCTCCGGCTCGGGCGCCGAGGCGGACGGGCCGGCCGGCGGCGAGGTCTTCACCGACCCCTTCTTCGGCCGGGTGGTCAGCGGGGTCTTCACCGCCCTGCGGCCGCAGGGCCTGCACCCCGTACTGATGCTGGCCGACGCCCCCGAGGCGCGCGAGCAGGCCCTCGCCTACCTGCGGCAGGGCAACGCGGACGGCGCGATGGTGGTCTCCACCCACGCCGACGACCCGATGCCCGCCCTGCTGCTGGAGGCCGGCGTCCCCGCGGTGCTGTTCGGTCGCCCCGACCGCCCGCTGCCGATCAGCTGCGTCGACCTGGCCAACCGCGACGGCGGGCGGCTGGCCGCCGACCACCTGCACGCCCGTGGCTGCCGCCGGGTGGTGACCATCGCGGGCCCCTCCGGTGTCCGGGCCGCCCGGGACCGGCTGGCCGGCTTCCACGACGCGATGGCCCGCCACGGCCTGCCCTACCTGCCGCACGCCGAGGCGGACTTCACCCAGGCCGGCGGTGAGCGCGCGATCACCCGGCTGCTGATCGAGCACCCGGACACGGACGGCGTTTTCGCCGCCAACGACCTGATGGCCCAGGGCGCGCTGGCGGTGCTGCGCGACCACGGGCGGCGGGTCCCGGAGGACGTCGCGGTGGTCGGCTTCGACGACAGCAGCGCGGCCACCGCCGGGCGGCCGCTGCTGACCACCGTCCGCCAGCCGGTGGAGGAGATGGCCGCCGAGATGACCCGCATCCTGCTCGACCACATCGCGCGTCCCGAGCGCGGGGCCACCTCGGTGATCTTCGAGCCCTCGCTGGTGGTCCGGCAGTCCGCCTGA
- a CDS encoding helix-turn-helix transcriptional regulator — translation MLTSPARAARLVHRSEPTGRDDEFRLLRHALDRSLRGRGGVVALCGAVGTGRTELLHVFSEAAADHGVRVLSAAGSPLEKDFPFGIVHQLFQSAGLDAAADAEVAHLLEEGVEGPAGEAGPRLTPRALHGLCSLVLRLAERAPLLLAVDDRQDADVQSLEFLLYLVRRTRGARVLTVLSSRETMTPPNPFFEVELARQPHHERVRLGLLPAGLLSELLHERFGADAALRLTAETHALTGGNPLLVQALLEDQEPSGARQELVVGESYRRGLMNCLHRMDPLALRCARGVAVLGRPGEPELLAELLLLAPQSLSRASYLLHSAGLFHEGGFRHPTGGGDLLAAMKPEELAALHHRAAQLLRASGASAARVAEQLRSAEGHVRAPWAAPATGSAGLGGTLEEMLSDCDPGGPGGFGGAGLPAGQGAADAIGGAVGIDAIGGPEGPAAVDGPGGQAGWTQGWMSSVPPQRPPRPAVAGPALQPAALHPVPPSPSGFGPVPVPAADGAAPGPAGTHPAPAPVVLPWAAGPAWTPGQQAEEPVRIECVPWLPGTEAESAEAAARRELKAVRYLFWHGRVAEGTAALERFQAAQPAGAELAGLRELRSWLGYWFRSLFPQPVPGPSAGAAADGLAVLGGLLAGLPTEESVLKAERILRDGRLGGGSVESLTSALTVLVYADRADRAARWCEPIAARTAAANCSSTWHALFSALRAEVALRQGDLRTAEEAARAAFARIRPEGWGVAVGYPLSTMISVRTALGRHEDAARYLALAVPAETFQTPAGLHYLYARGGHLLAVGRPEEALADFRACGELMARWDIDHLPGLVPWRIGAARAELALGRRRSALALADRQLAALGPAGYSRVRGMALRARAAAGEPAERTGLLERAVSALEDAGDGAQLAAALGELSATHRVQGELGLARSAERRARPGGLQSARPGGPRSLPAEPADRPAERAVDRGAVRAAGVPEEGADRLSDAERRVAGLAAHGLTNREIARKLYITVSTVEQHLTRVYRKLGVRRRVDLRYSPYLGGELAG, via the coding sequence ATGCTCACGTCCCCCGCGCGTGCCGCGCGTCTTGTCCACCGATCCGAACCCACAGGCCGTGACGACGAGTTCCGGCTGCTGCGCCACGCCCTGGACCGTTCCCTGCGCGGCCGGGGCGGCGTCGTCGCCCTCTGCGGCGCGGTCGGGACGGGCCGCACCGAACTGCTGCACGTCTTCTCCGAGGCCGCCGCCGACCACGGCGTCCGGGTGCTGTCGGCGGCCGGCTCGCCGCTGGAGAAGGACTTCCCGTTCGGGATCGTCCACCAGCTGTTCCAGAGCGCCGGCCTCGACGCCGCCGCCGACGCCGAGGTGGCGCACCTGCTGGAGGAGGGCGTCGAGGGGCCGGCCGGCGAGGCAGGCCCCCGGCTCACCCCGCGCGCCCTGCACGGCCTCTGCTCGCTCGTCCTGCGGCTGGCCGAACGCGCCCCGCTGCTGCTCGCCGTCGACGACCGCCAGGACGCCGACGTGCAGTCGCTGGAGTTCCTGCTCTACCTCGTCCGGCGGACCAGGGGTGCCCGGGTGCTGACCGTGCTCAGCTCCCGCGAGACGATGACGCCGCCGAACCCCTTCTTCGAGGTCGAACTGGCCCGCCAGCCGCACCACGAGCGGGTCCGGCTCGGGCTGCTCCCGGCCGGACTGCTCTCCGAGCTGCTCCACGAGCGCTTCGGCGCGGACGCCGCCCTGCGGCTGACGGCCGAGACGCACGCGCTGACCGGCGGCAACCCGCTGCTCGTCCAGGCCCTGCTGGAGGACCAGGAACCGAGCGGGGCCCGGCAGGAACTGGTGGTGGGGGAGAGCTACCGCCGGGGCCTGATGAACTGCCTGCACCGGATGGACCCGCTGGCGCTGCGCTGCGCCCGTGGCGTCGCCGTGCTCGGCCGCCCCGGCGAGCCCGAGCTGCTGGCCGAGCTGCTGCTGCTGGCGCCGCAGTCGCTGTCCCGGGCCTCCTACCTGCTGCACTCCGCCGGGCTGTTCCACGAGGGCGGGTTCCGGCACCCGACCGGCGGCGGCGACCTGCTGGCCGCGATGAAGCCGGAGGAGCTGGCGGCGCTGCACCACCGGGCCGCCCAGCTGTTGCGGGCCTCCGGCGCGTCCGCGGCCCGGGTCGCCGAGCAGCTGCGCTCGGCCGAGGGCCACGTCCGCGCCCCGTGGGCGGCGCCGGCCACCGGGAGCGCCGGTCTCGGCGGGACCCTGGAGGAGATGCTCAGCGACTGCGACCCGGGCGGTCCGGGCGGCTTCGGCGGCGCCGGCCTGCCGGCCGGCCAAGGCGCCGCGGACGCGATCGGCGGAGCGGTCGGGATCGACGCGATCGGCGGCCCGGAGGGGCCGGCCGCCGTGGACGGCCCGGGCGGGCAGGCCGGTTGGACGCAGGGCTGGATGTCGTCCGTCCCGCCGCAGCGACCGCCGCGGCCGGCCGTCGCCGGCCCGGCCCTCCAGCCGGCGGCCCTCCACCCGGTGCCGCCGTCGCCCTCCGGCTTCGGTCCGGTGCCCGTCCCCGCCGCCGACGGCGCGGCCCCCGGCCCGGCCGGTACGCACCCGGCCCCGGCCCCGGTGGTGCTGCCGTGGGCGGCCGGCCCGGCCTGGACGCCCGGGCAGCAGGCCGAGGAGCCGGTCCGGATCGAGTGCGTGCCCTGGCTGCCCGGCACCGAGGCGGAGTCCGCCGAGGCGGCGGCGCGGCGCGAGCTGAAGGCCGTCCGCTACCTGTTCTGGCACGGCCGGGTCGCGGAGGGCACGGCCGCCCTGGAGCGCTTCCAGGCCGCTCAGCCGGCCGGCGCCGAGCTGGCCGGCCTGCGTGAGCTGCGCTCCTGGCTCGGGTACTGGTTCCGGTCGCTGTTCCCGCAGCCGGTCCCCGGGCCGTCCGCCGGCGCGGCGGCGGACGGTCTGGCCGTCCTGGGCGGGCTGCTGGCCGGGCTGCCGACGGAGGAGTCGGTGCTCAAGGCCGAGCGGATCCTGCGGGACGGCCGGCTCGGCGGCGGCTCGGTGGAGTCGCTCACCTCCGCGCTGACCGTGCTGGTCTACGCGGACCGGGCGGACCGTGCGGCCCGCTGGTGCGAGCCGATCGCGGCCCGCACCGCCGCCGCCAACTGCAGTTCGACCTGGCACGCGCTGTTCTCGGCGCTGCGGGCCGAGGTCGCGCTGCGCCAGGGCGACCTGCGGACCGCAGAGGAGGCGGCCCGGGCGGCCTTCGCCCGGATCCGCCCCGAGGGCTGGGGGGTCGCGGTCGGCTACCCGCTGTCCACGATGATCTCGGTGCGCACCGCCCTCGGCCGGCACGAGGACGCCGCGCGCTACCTGGCGCTCGCCGTCCCGGCCGAGACCTTCCAGACCCCGGCCGGCCTGCACTACCTCTACGCCCGCGGCGGTCACCTGCTGGCCGTCGGCCGGCCCGAGGAGGCGCTGGCCGACTTCCGGGCCTGCGGCGAGCTGATGGCCCGCTGGGACATCGACCACCTGCCCGGCCTGGTGCCCTGGCGGATCGGCGCCGCCCGGGCCGAACTGGCCCTCGGGCGACGGCGGTCGGCGCTCGCGCTGGCCGACCGGCAGCTGGCCGCGCTCGGGCCGGCCGGGTATTCGAGGGTCCGGGGCATGGCGCTGCGGGCCAGGGCGGCGGCCGGGGAGCCGGCCGAGCGGACGGGCCTGCTGGAGCGGGCCGTCTCCGCGCTGGAGGACGCCGGGGACGGCGCCCAGCTCGCCGCCGCGCTGGGCGAACTGAGCGCCACCCACCGGGTCCAGGGGGAGCTCGGCCTGGCCAGGTCGGCGGAGCGCCGGGCCAGGCCCGGCGGGCTGCAGAGCGCCCGCCCGGGCGGTCCGCGGTCGCTGCCGGCCGAACCGGCGGACCGGCCGGCCGAGCGGGCCGTCGACCGGGGCGCCGTCCGGGCCGCCGGTGTGCCGGAGGAGGGAGCCGACCGGCTCAGCGACGCCGAACGCCGGGTCGCCGGGCTGGCCGCCCACGGCCTGACCAACCGCGAGATCGCCCGCAAGCTGTACATCACCGTCAGCACGGTGGAGCAGCACCTCACCCGGGTCTACCGCAAGCTCGGGGTCCGCCGGCGCGTCGATCTCCGCTACTCTCCCTACCTCGGCGGCGAGCTGGCCGGGTAG
- a CDS encoding acyltransferase family protein, whose product MSSTVVPELAPQTLTIPGPPPGGAGSPGASPGRTGFRPDIEGLRAVAVLAVLAFHASVPGLAGGFVGVDVFFVISGYLITGLLVREAVGTGRIRLGEFFSRRARRLLPSAAVVLAAVALAGAWLTVPLRRTDLEYDVLAAALSAANWRFVAQQTDYLAAGREQSPLLHFWSLAVEEQFYLFWAPLLAVTVFLVARTVRRGRAVRAAVALVAVLLTVGSFALSLHWTHGSVSLAYLGTPSRGWQFGVGALLALLPAHRLRGPRPLRLLSGWAGAAAIGWCVLEYDAGTPYPGYAALVPTLGAAAVILAGTPDAGGADPVRGGPGVGRLLSARAPRAVGRLSYNLYLWHWPVLVLAEARLGALGWPAKAGLTLAAALPAAAALRWIEQPLRRNRTIAELPRRGLSLGVAAVVVPVVLALVVGTGTLRLLGPAAPVDMLGLPPGSPDGTSLLARTAAPLKPGPAVPDPAQARKDFPPDGECEVAPAVTAGPACLFGPAGGPDRIVLLGDSHAGQWFSPMLAIAAERHWGLEELVKQGCPLADIPVVNPQLGREYRECDTWRANSLARLQSGPKPRLIVIASLNRYTDDRRLLAEGWEKTLTPLRALGVPIVYVEDTPVPGEDVPACVSGHTADPAACEFDRARAHWPDPLAEAIAAGRMPGVRSVEVNSVLCPGSGRSCPAVLERILLYRDDAHLTNVAAVVLTPRLERLLVGAGLVPARNEPGADGWTTLLRDDFDGPAGSRPSAANWQYDLGTCYPGCPAAQWGTGEVETMTDSTANVRLDGRGALEIVPTLEGGRWSSGRIESRRADFTAPPGGVLRIEASIALPDVTGPAAAGYWPAFWTLGAGLREGFTGWPATGELDVMESVNGRDSVFGTMHCGTLDGGPCQEPKGLGSGESACPDCRTGFHTYAVEVDRTAGAEQVRWYLDGREFHRVRADRMDAATWDRAVNRGQFLILNVAVGGNLPAAFGGVPGAATEPGHPMRVQYVAVSARGGARS is encoded by the coding sequence ATGTCCTCGACCGTGGTTCCGGAGCTCGCTCCGCAGACCCTCACGATCCCCGGCCCGCCGCCCGGCGGCGCCGGCTCCCCCGGCGCCTCCCCCGGCCGCACCGGATTCCGCCCCGACATCGAGGGCCTGCGCGCGGTGGCCGTCCTCGCGGTACTGGCCTTCCACGCCTCCGTCCCCGGCCTGGCCGGCGGATTCGTCGGCGTCGACGTCTTCTTCGTCATCTCCGGCTACCTCATCACCGGTCTGCTGGTGCGCGAGGCGGTCGGCACCGGCCGGATCCGGCTCGGGGAGTTCTTCTCCCGCCGGGCCCGCCGGCTGCTGCCCTCCGCCGCCGTGGTGCTCGCCGCGGTCGCGCTGGCCGGCGCCTGGCTCACCGTCCCGCTGCGGCGCACCGACCTGGAGTACGACGTCCTCGCCGCGGCGCTGTCGGCGGCCAACTGGCGCTTCGTCGCGCAGCAGACCGACTACCTCGCGGCGGGCCGGGAGCAGAGCCCGCTGCTGCACTTCTGGTCGCTGGCGGTGGAGGAGCAGTTCTACCTGTTCTGGGCCCCGCTGCTGGCCGTGACCGTGTTCCTGGTGGCCCGGACGGTCCGGCGCGGCCGGGCGGTCCGCGCGGCGGTGGCGCTCGTGGCCGTCCTGCTCACCGTCGGCTCCTTCGCCCTCTCCCTGCACTGGACGCACGGCTCGGTCTCGCTGGCGTACCTCGGCACACCCTCCCGGGGCTGGCAGTTCGGGGTGGGCGCGCTGCTGGCGCTGCTGCCCGCGCACCGGCTGCGCGGGCCGCGCCCGCTCCGGCTGCTGTCCGGGTGGGCCGGGGCGGCGGCGATCGGATGGTGCGTCCTGGAGTACGACGCCGGCACCCCCTACCCGGGCTACGCGGCGCTGGTGCCGACCCTCGGGGCGGCCGCGGTCATCCTGGCGGGCACCCCGGACGCCGGGGGCGCCGACCCGGTGCGCGGCGGTCCCGGGGTCGGCCGGCTGCTGTCCGCCCGGGCGCCGCGCGCCGTCGGCCGGCTCTCCTACAACCTCTACCTGTGGCACTGGCCGGTCCTGGTGCTCGCCGAGGCCCGGCTCGGCGCCCTCGGATGGCCGGCGAAGGCGGGGCTGACGCTGGCGGCCGCCCTGCCGGCCGCGGCCGCGCTGCGCTGGATCGAGCAGCCGCTGCGCCGCAACCGGACGATCGCCGAACTCCCCCGCCGGGGACTGTCGCTGGGGGTCGCCGCGGTGGTCGTCCCGGTGGTGCTGGCCCTGGTCGTCGGCACCGGGACGCTCCGGCTGCTCGGCCCGGCCGCCCCGGTCGACATGCTCGGCCTGCCGCCCGGCTCGCCCGACGGCACCTCGCTGCTGGCCCGCACCGCCGCCCCGCTGAAGCCCGGGCCCGCCGTCCCTGACCCGGCCCAGGCCCGCAAGGACTTCCCGCCGGACGGCGAGTGCGAGGTGGCCCCGGCCGTGACGGCCGGCCCGGCCTGCCTGTTCGGCCCGGCCGGCGGTCCGGACCGGATCGTCCTGCTCGGCGACTCGCACGCCGGCCAGTGGTTCTCCCCGATGCTCGCCATCGCGGCCGAACGCCACTGGGGGCTGGAGGAGTTGGTCAAGCAGGGCTGCCCGCTGGCGGACATACCGGTGGTCAACCCGCAGTTGGGACGCGAGTACCGGGAGTGCGACACCTGGCGGGCGAACAGCCTGGCCAGGCTGCAGAGCGGGCCGAAGCCCCGGCTGATCGTGATCGCCTCGCTCAACCGCTACACCGACGACCGGCGACTCCTCGCCGAGGGCTGGGAGAAGACCCTGACCCCGCTGCGCGCCCTCGGGGTGCCGATCGTCTACGTGGAGGACACCCCGGTCCCCGGCGAGGACGTCCCGGCCTGCGTCTCCGGGCACACCGCCGACCCGGCCGCCTGCGAGTTCGACCGCGCCCGTGCCCACTGGCCGGACCCGCTCGCCGAGGCGATCGCCGCCGGCCGGATGCCCGGGGTGCGGTCCGTCGAGGTGAACTCGGTGCTCTGCCCCGGGTCGGGGCGCAGCTGCCCGGCGGTGCTGGAGCGGATCCTGCTCTACCGCGACGACGCGCACCTGACCAACGTCGCCGCCGTGGTCCTCACCCCGCGGCTGGAGCGGCTGCTGGTCGGGGCCGGCCTGGTGCCGGCCCGGAACGAGCCGGGCGCCGACGGCTGGACCACACTGCTGCGGGACGACTTCGACGGCCCGGCGGGCAGCCGCCCCTCGGCCGCGAACTGGCAGTACGACCTGGGCACCTGCTACCCCGGCTGCCCGGCCGCCCAGTGGGGCACCGGCGAGGTGGAGACCATGACCGACTCCACCGCCAACGTCCGGCTGGACGGCCGGGGCGCACTGGAGATCGTGCCCACCCTGGAGGGCGGCCGGTGGAGCTCGGGGCGGATCGAGTCCCGGCGCGCCGACTTCACCGCCCCGCCCGGCGGAGTGCTGCGGATCGAGGCCTCGATCGCCCTGCCCGACGTGACCGGACCGGCCGCGGCGGGTTACTGGCCGGCCTTCTGGACCCTCGGGGCCGGGCTGCGGGAGGGTTTCACCGGCTGGCCGGCGACGGGCGAGCTGGACGTGATGGAGTCGGTGAACGGCCGCGACTCGGTGTTCGGGACGATGCACTGCGGCACCCTGGACGGCGGCCCCTGCCAGGAGCCGAAGGGGCTCGGCTCGGGCGAGTCCGCCTGCCCCGACTGCCGGACGGGCTTCCACACCTACGCCGTGGAGGTGGACCGGACGGCCGGCGCCGAGCAGGTGCGCTGGTACCTGGACGGCCGGGAGTTCCACCGGGTGCGGGCCGACCGGATGGACGCCGCCACCTGGGACCGCGCGGTGAACCGGGGGCAGTTCCTGATCCTGAACGTGGCGGTCGGCGGCAACCTGCCCGCCGCGTTCGGCGGTGTGCCGGGGGCGGCCACCGAGCCGGGGCACCCGATGCGGGTGCAGTACGTCGCCGTCTCGGCGCGGGGCGGCGCCCGGTCCTGA